One stretch of Thermococcus sp. 21S9 DNA includes these proteins:
- a CDS encoding phenylalanine--tRNA ligase subunit alpha, with protein sequence MELSYQEKLTLIKLNELKKAKFEELVKEAGLEQVAVMRAILGLQAKGLAKLHERSENVVKLTETGKKYAEIGLPEWRALKLLRERGKVTLDDLREVLSDDELKPIVGLLRKEGWASVRKEDGKLVLEITEKGLEAEERSIDKALKLLAEKEVVPVKEIEKLVPVKELKRRKIGEEETVTEREVEITPEGEELAPKVELKREVSVLTPELIKSGKWREVEFRKFDIKAPVKRIYPGKKQPYRAFLDKIRRRLIEMGFIEMTVESMIETQFWNFDALFQPQNHPAREWTDTYQLKYPKSGFLPEEELVERVKTAHERGLAGSRGWGYVWSPERAMLLMPRAHGTALDARQLAKGVEIPGKYFTIQRVFRPDVLDRTHLIEFNQIDGFVVGEELNFRHLLGILKRFAVEIAGAKKVKFLPDYYPFTEPSVQMSAYHPELGWVEFGGAGIFREEMTKALGIDVPVIAWGIGIDRLAMFKLGIDDIRYLFSYDLRWLREAKLVW encoded by the coding sequence GGCGAAGGGCTTAGCTAAGCTCCACGAGAGAAGCGAGAATGTCGTTAAACTCACCGAGACCGGAAAGAAGTACGCCGAAATCGGCCTTCCTGAGTGGAGAGCCTTAAAGCTCCTCCGCGAGAGGGGAAAGGTTACGCTCGACGACCTCAGGGAGGTTCTCAGCGACGACGAACTCAAGCCCATAGTCGGCCTCCTCAGAAAGGAGGGCTGGGCGAGCGTTAGGAAGGAGGACGGTAAGCTCGTCCTTGAAATCACCGAGAAGGGGCTTGAAGCTGAGGAGAGGTCTATTGATAAGGCCTTAAAGCTCCTCGCCGAGAAGGAGGTCGTTCCGGTTAAGGAAATCGAGAAGCTCGTTCCCGTCAAGGAGCTCAAGAGGAGAAAAATCGGTGAGGAGGAAACGGTAACCGAGAGGGAAGTCGAGATTACTCCGGAGGGCGAGGAGCTTGCTCCAAAAGTCGAGCTGAAGCGAGAGGTTTCCGTTTTAACCCCGGAACTCATAAAGTCCGGCAAATGGCGCGAGGTCGAGTTTAGAAAGTTCGACATAAAGGCCCCCGTGAAGAGGATTTACCCGGGTAAAAAGCAACCCTACAGAGCGTTCCTCGACAAGATAAGGAGAAGGCTTATCGAGATGGGCTTCATTGAGATGACGGTTGAGAGCATGATTGAGACCCAGTTCTGGAACTTCGACGCCCTCTTCCAGCCCCAGAACCACCCGGCGAGGGAGTGGACCGACACATACCAGCTCAAGTACCCGAAGAGCGGATTCCTGCCGGAGGAGGAGCTTGTTGAGAGGGTTAAGACCGCCCACGAGCGCGGTCTGGCCGGCTCGCGTGGCTGGGGATACGTCTGGTCTCCGGAGAGGGCGATGCTCCTCATGCCGAGGGCTCACGGTACTGCCCTTGACGCGAGACAGTTGGCGAAAGGTGTCGAGATTCCTGGGAAGTACTTCACGATTCAGCGCGTTTTCAGGCCGGACGTCCTCGACAGGACGCACCTCATTGAGTTCAACCAGATTGACGGCTTCGTCGTCGGCGAAGAGCTGAACTTCAGGCACCTCCTCGGAATACTCAAGCGCTTCGCGGTGGAAATCGCCGGGGCCAAGAAGGTGAAGTTCCTGCCAGACTACTACCCGTTCACCGAGCCGAGCGTTCAGATGAGCGCATACCACCCTGAACTTGGTTGGGTTGAGTTCGGTGGCGCTGGAATCTTCCGCGAGGAGATGACTAAGGCTTTGGGCATTGACGTCCCGGTCATCGCATGGGGAATCGGAATCGACAGATTAGCTATGTTCAAGCTCGGAATAGACGACATACGCTACCTCTTCAGCTATGACTTGAGATGGCTGAGGGAAGCGAAATTAGTGTGGTGA
- a CDS encoding DUF4258 domain-containing protein, whose product MVHYTKHAEIRMSQYGISREEVENTLRSPLRLFFDFSSNRYVAIGTKNGHGLVVVYEVVHGEKVVVTTYHTSKVDKIIRAKLSSGRWIEL is encoded by the coding sequence GTGGTTCACTACACCAAACATGCCGAGATTCGAATGAGCCAGTATGGCATTTCAAGGGAAGAAGTGGAGAATACCCTCCGCAGTCCCCTCCGTTTGTTTTTTGACTTTAGCTCAAACCGCTACGTGGCCATCGGAACAAAGAACGGACACGGCTTAGTCGTGGTTTACGAAGTGGTTCATGGTGAAAAGGTCGTCGTTACCACCTACCACACAAGCAAGGTTGATAAAATCATTAGGGCTAAACTGTCATCTGGGAGGTGGATTGAGTTATGA
- a CDS encoding DUF2283 domain-containing protein, producing the protein MSEEILVRYDPDVDILYVQLSKKKPVDADMKGDVVIDLDENGEVVGFEIWRARELILPEFMKFIEKIKAEKAHVEG; encoded by the coding sequence ATGAGCGAGGAAATCCTTGTTAGGTACGACCCTGACGTTGATATCCTTTACGTTCAGCTCTCAAAGAAGAAGCCCGTTGATGCCGATATGAAAGGGGATGTGGTCATAGACCTCGATGAAAACGGAGAGGTCGTTGGCTTCGAGATATGGCGCGCGAGGGAGCTAATCCTGCCGGAGTTCATGAAGTTCATCGAGAAGATAAAGGCTGAGAAGGCCCACGTGGAGGGTTGA
- the pheT gene encoding phenylalanine--tRNA ligase subunit beta: MPKFDVSKWDLERLVGREFTVEEWEDLFLYAKCELDDVWEENGEIYFKADSKDTNRPDLWSAEGIARQIRWALGFQRGLPKYEVEKSDVTVYVDEKLKDIRPYGVYAIVEGLELDEEALKQMINLQEKVALTFGRRRREVAIGIFDFDKVKPPIYYRAGEKTEKFVPLGFEEELTLEEILEKHEKGKEYGHLIKDKPYYPLLVDSEGKVLSMPPIINSETTGRVTTETRNVFVDVTGWDLNKVMLALNVVVTALAERGGKIRSVKVVYPDFEIETPDLTPKEFEVELDYIRKLAGLELSDGEIKDLLERMMYEVKLEDGKAKLLYPAFRDDIMHARDVLEDVLIAYGYNEIEPEEPKLAVQGRGDKFVEFEDAVRELMVGFGLQEVMTFNLTNREAQYEKMNLQYGRDYLNNPPAELVEIENPISPKWSALRNWLLPSLLDFLSQNTHEEYPQRLFEVGKATLIDEGRETKTVSESKLAVVLAQPRVTFTDAKEILDSVMRHLGFEYELEEVEHPSFIPGRVGKVIVNGETIGVIGEIHPAVLEKWGIEMPVAGFELFLRPLYTEPYL; this comes from the coding sequence ATGCCAAAGTTCGACGTGTCAAAGTGGGATTTGGAGAGGCTCGTCGGCAGGGAATTCACGGTCGAAGAGTGGGAGGATCTCTTCCTCTACGCCAAATGCGAGCTCGATGATGTCTGGGAGGAGAACGGTGAAATCTACTTCAAGGCCGACTCGAAGGATACGAACAGACCCGACCTCTGGAGCGCCGAGGGGATAGCAAGGCAGATACGCTGGGCGCTCGGCTTCCAGAGGGGCCTGCCGAAATACGAGGTCGAGAAAAGCGACGTTACCGTTTACGTTGACGAGAAGCTGAAGGATATTCGTCCATATGGTGTTTACGCAATCGTTGAGGGCCTTGAACTGGACGAGGAAGCGCTAAAGCAGATGATTAACCTCCAGGAGAAAGTTGCTCTGACCTTTGGAAGGAGGAGAAGGGAGGTAGCGATAGGCATCTTCGACTTCGACAAGGTGAAGCCCCCGATATACTACCGGGCAGGGGAGAAGACCGAGAAGTTCGTCCCGCTCGGCTTCGAGGAGGAGCTTACGCTGGAGGAAATCCTTGAAAAGCACGAGAAAGGGAAAGAGTACGGCCATCTGATTAAGGACAAACCCTACTACCCGCTCCTCGTGGACAGCGAGGGTAAGGTACTCTCGATGCCCCCGATAATCAACTCCGAAACGACCGGCAGGGTGACGACGGAGACGAGGAACGTCTTCGTCGACGTCACCGGCTGGGATTTGAACAAGGTCATGCTCGCTCTCAACGTCGTCGTTACAGCTTTAGCGGAACGCGGAGGAAAGATTAGGAGCGTTAAAGTCGTTTATCCGGACTTTGAGATTGAAACGCCCGATTTAACGCCGAAGGAGTTTGAGGTCGAGCTGGACTACATAAGGAAGCTCGCCGGCCTCGAGCTGAGCGACGGCGAAATCAAAGACCTCCTCGAGAGAATGATGTACGAGGTGAAGCTTGAGGACGGCAAAGCAAAGCTCCTTTATCCAGCTTTCCGCGACGACATAATGCACGCCAGGGACGTTTTAGAGGACGTTCTCATCGCCTACGGCTACAACGAGATTGAGCCCGAGGAGCCGAAGCTTGCCGTCCAAGGCAGGGGCGACAAGTTCGTCGAATTTGAGGATGCCGTTAGGGAACTTATGGTCGGCTTCGGCCTTCAGGAGGTCATGACCTTCAACCTTACCAACAGGGAGGCCCAATACGAAAAGATGAATCTCCAATACGGAAGGGACTACCTCAACAACCCGCCGGCTGAACTCGTCGAGATAGAGAACCCGATAAGCCCGAAGTGGTCGGCGCTGAGAAACTGGCTTCTGCCGAGTTTGCTCGACTTCCTGAGCCAGAACACCCACGAGGAGTACCCGCAGAGGCTCTTCGAGGTCGGCAAAGCAACGCTCATCGACGAGGGCAGGGAAACGAAGACGGTCAGCGAGAGCAAGCTTGCCGTCGTGCTGGCCCAGCCGAGGGTTACCTTCACAGACGCGAAGGAAATCCTTGACAGCGTGATGAGGCATCTTGGCTTCGAATACGAGCTTGAAGAGGTCGAGCACCCGAGCTTCATCCCCGGCAGGGTTGGAAAGGTAATCGTAAACGGAGAAACCATCGGCGTAATCGGCGAAATCCATCCAGCGGTTTTAGAAAAGTGGGGAATCGAGATGCCCGTTGCGGGCTTCGAACTGTTCCTAAGGCCACTCTACACTGAGCCCTACCTTTAG
- the truA gene encoding tRNA pseudouridine(38-40) synthase TruA, which translates to MKLALRVAYDGTAFYGFQRQPGVRTVEGELIRVLTKLKIIKSPEENDFKGASRTDRGVSAFFNVVSFVPGERADLARPEVLNHHLRDVWVLGVAEVPADFHPRFWATSKTYRYYLVDEGFDLEKIRECARLFEGTHDFSAFAKLEPGREPVREITHIGIIPRYGYYVVEITGKSFLWEMVRRIVNALRFCGLGLLELEDVKAMLAGTYRKKVPPAPAENLVLWRIEYPNVDFKTDEKGLAKAKRDLFERYSRALTRAALFGDCIVEL; encoded by the coding sequence ATGAAGCTGGCTCTCCGCGTGGCCTACGACGGAACTGCATTCTACGGCTTCCAGAGACAACCCGGAGTGAGGACGGTAGAGGGAGAACTCATCCGCGTTTTGACCAAACTAAAAATCATCAAAAGCCCTGAAGAGAACGACTTTAAAGGTGCTTCCCGGACGGACCGCGGAGTTTCCGCGTTCTTCAACGTGGTTTCGTTCGTTCCCGGCGAAAGGGCAGACCTGGCAAGGCCCGAGGTGCTGAATCATCATCTCCGCGACGTATGGGTTCTCGGCGTTGCCGAGGTTCCCGCTGACTTCCACCCGAGGTTCTGGGCGACCTCGAAGACTTATCGCTACTACCTCGTCGATGAGGGCTTCGACCTTGAGAAAATTCGTGAATGCGCCAGGCTCTTCGAGGGAACCCACGACTTCTCGGCCTTCGCGAAGCTCGAACCCGGCAGGGAGCCTGTTAGGGAGATAACGCACATCGGCATCATTCCAAGATACGGCTACTACGTGGTTGAAATCACGGGCAAAAGCTTCCTCTGGGAGATGGTGAGGAGAATCGTCAACGCGCTCCGCTTCTGCGGACTCGGGCTTCTGGAGCTTGAGGACGTTAAGGCTATGCTCGCGGGGACTTACAGGAAGAAGGTTCCACCAGCTCCGGCGGAGAACCTCGTTCTGTGGCGCATAGAATACCCAAACGTTGACTTCAAGACCGACGAGAAGGGCCTTGCAAAGGCCAAACGCGACCTCTTTGAGCGCTACTCAAGAGCTCTGACGAGAGCGGCGCTTTTTGGGGACTGCATCGTTGAGCTTTGA
- a CDS encoding DEAD/DEAH box helicase — MVVLRIPDGSALVKVEKAEPSVYFKIYDLLTYKKDYGKWEKPESLYDPYEKTFPVGLLPRVKKFLNSKGYRVRIKDERQVRGVKLNSTWNEEYSLRRYQQRAVRKALKEKMGVLALPVGSGKTVVGLRIIHELDLSALIVVHTKELLYQWAEKVEELLGVKAGIVGDNKWNEENVTVAMIQTLLSRGVDKLKNDYAIVMFDECHRTSAAEKFYQLGISLPQVYRFGLSATPWRRVRGEEIKIEAVVGPIIYEVKAEDLIREGFLAKPRFEVITYESSMPSFSERYKELYEDVVMNNDERNRAIVAKAKELVRKGHRVLIDVKRIEHGKILKEMLEKEGVKAEFLSSKSQNRWEVLEAFKNGEIPVLISTLLKEGVDIPEISAIILAGGGKSDIMTIQTIGRALRPKKGMRAVIVDVADDDPLLYTHFIERQKALKQYYGKYYDKESKLNDAVPKKRRSRQSS; from the coding sequence ATGGTTGTCCTCAGGATTCCAGATGGTTCAGCACTGGTTAAGGTCGAGAAGGCGGAGCCGAGCGTCTACTTCAAAATCTACGACCTGCTCACCTACAAGAAGGACTACGGCAAGTGGGAGAAGCCGGAAAGCCTCTACGACCCCTACGAGAAGACGTTTCCCGTCGGCCTTCTTCCGCGGGTCAAAAAGTTCCTCAACAGCAAGGGCTACCGCGTTAGAATCAAAGACGAACGGCAGGTTCGCGGGGTCAAGCTCAACTCAACGTGGAACGAGGAATACTCCCTGAGGCGCTATCAGCAACGGGCCGTTAGGAAGGCCCTGAAGGAGAAGATGGGCGTTCTGGCCCTGCCCGTTGGAAGCGGAAAGACCGTCGTTGGGCTGAGAATCATTCACGAACTTGACCTTTCAGCGCTCATCGTCGTCCACACGAAGGAACTCCTCTACCAGTGGGCCGAGAAGGTTGAAGAGCTCCTCGGCGTTAAAGCCGGAATCGTCGGCGACAACAAGTGGAACGAGGAGAACGTAACGGTGGCCATGATACAGACCCTTCTTTCGAGGGGCGTTGACAAGCTGAAGAACGACTACGCGATAGTCATGTTCGACGAGTGCCACAGGACTTCAGCAGCTGAAAAGTTCTACCAGCTGGGAATAAGCCTCCCGCAGGTTTACCGCTTCGGGCTCTCGGCAACGCCGTGGAGGCGCGTTCGCGGTGAGGAGATAAAGATTGAGGCCGTCGTTGGGCCGATAATCTACGAGGTGAAAGCCGAGGACCTGATACGGGAGGGATTCTTGGCCAAGCCCCGCTTCGAGGTGATAACCTACGAGTCGAGCATGCCGTCCTTTAGCGAGCGCTACAAGGAACTCTACGAGGACGTCGTCATGAACAACGATGAGAGGAACAGGGCGATAGTGGCGAAGGCCAAGGAGCTCGTCAGGAAGGGTCACCGCGTCCTCATCGACGTAAAGCGCATAGAGCACGGCAAAATCCTGAAGGAGATGCTTGAAAAGGAGGGCGTAAAGGCCGAGTTCCTCAGTTCCAAGAGTCAGAACCGCTGGGAGGTTCTTGAGGCCTTCAAGAACGGCGAGATTCCGGTTTTAATCTCGACCCTGCTCAAGGAAGGGGTTGATATACCTGAGATTTCCGCGATAATCCTCGCCGGGGGCGGAAAGAGCGACATTATGACGATACAGACCATAGGAAGGGCCCTGAGGCCGAAGAAGGGCATGAGGGCGGTTATAGTTGACGTAGCCGACGACGACCCGCTCCTCTACACGCACTTCATCGAGAGGCAGAAAGCGCTCAAGCAGTACTACGGGAAGTACTACGACAAAGAATCAAAGCTCAACGATGCAGTCCCCAAAAAGCGCCGCTCTCGTCAGAGCTCTTGA
- a CDS encoding UbiD family decarboxylase produces MLREILQTFDDLIVIKEPVSKELEVTRYLLKYRDRPVLFEDVDGWRVAGNIWSTRERIARFLNTSRERLMHVVADAMENPAPYKIVESAPFLKNSTEDFSLLELPVPKYYPKDGGPYFTSAMVIAKDDNGFVNMSFHRMMVRDEKTVAIRLVPRHLYAMWKDRAEHGEELDVRIVVGNPIHLLLAGATSTAYGISELEIASKLSELAFGRPVKVVDLNGIPVPVESEFVFEAKITPELVNEGPFVDITGTYDYVRKQPLVVFERMYHVDNPIFHALLPGGYEHFMLMGLPKEPQIYASVKRVVPKVHGVRLTEGGAMWLHAVVSITKQHDGDGKNAILAAFAGHPSLKHVVVVDEDIDIYDDRDVEWAIATRFQADRDLVIVPNARGSSLDPSAERSLTAKWGIDATKPLDRKEEFERAKL; encoded by the coding sequence ATGCTGAGGGAAATTCTTCAAACTTTCGACGACCTGATTGTCATAAAGGAACCCGTGAGCAAGGAACTCGAGGTGACGCGCTACCTGCTGAAGTACCGCGACAGGCCGGTTCTCTTCGAGGACGTTGACGGCTGGAGGGTCGCCGGAAACATCTGGAGCACCCGCGAGAGGATAGCCCGCTTCCTGAACACGAGCAGGGAGCGCCTGATGCACGTTGTGGCGGACGCGATGGAGAATCCCGCCCCTTATAAAATCGTCGAAAGCGCCCCGTTCCTGAAGAACTCGACGGAGGACTTTTCTCTCCTCGAGCTCCCGGTTCCGAAGTACTATCCCAAGGACGGCGGGCCGTACTTCACCTCGGCGATGGTCATCGCAAAGGACGACAACGGCTTCGTCAACATGTCATTTCACAGAATGATGGTTCGAGACGAGAAGACCGTTGCGATAAGGCTCGTCCCGAGGCATCTCTACGCGATGTGGAAGGACAGGGCCGAGCACGGAGAAGAGCTGGACGTTAGAATCGTCGTGGGAAATCCAATTCACCTGCTCTTGGCTGGAGCTACCAGCACGGCCTACGGAATCAGCGAGCTTGAGATAGCCTCCAAACTCAGCGAGCTCGCCTTCGGGAGGCCCGTTAAAGTCGTTGACTTGAATGGAATTCCCGTGCCGGTCGAGAGCGAGTTCGTCTTCGAGGCGAAAATAACTCCGGAGCTGGTCAATGAGGGGCCGTTCGTGGACATAACGGGAACCTACGACTACGTGAGAAAGCAACCGCTGGTCGTCTTTGAGAGGATGTACCACGTTGACAACCCGATTTTCCACGCCCTCCTGCCAGGTGGCTACGAGCACTTCATGCTCATGGGTCTTCCAAAGGAGCCTCAAATATACGCGAGCGTCAAGCGCGTTGTTCCAAAGGTTCACGGGGTAAGGCTGACGGAAGGAGGTGCCATGTGGCTTCACGCAGTTGTTTCGATAACCAAACAGCACGACGGCGACGGCAAGAACGCGATTTTGGCGGCCTTCGCCGGCCACCCGAGCCTTAAACACGTGGTCGTCGTTGACGAGGACATAGACATCTACGATGACCGCGACGTGGAGTGGGCGATAGCGACGCGCTTCCAGGCCGACAGGGACCTCGTGATAGTCCCCAACGCCCGCGGTAGCTCCCTCGACCCCTCAGCGGAGAGGAGCTTAACCGCCAAGTGGGGCATCGATGCGACGAAGCCCCTCGACAGAAAGGAAGAGTTTGAGAGGGCTAAGCTTTAG
- a CDS encoding ABC transporter ATP-binding protein, giving the protein MIVVENLVKVYKDVRALDGLTLKVPNGVVYGFLGPNGAGKSTTILSLLGLVFPQEGRIELLGEEVFRNGKFDEGKLVKAKARIGYMPEHATLWEFLTPMQTLDIIGKAFKIPKVEREKRSEELLKLVNLWEVRNKKVGKFSKGMRQRLLLAQALINDPELLILDEPMTGLDPTGIAEFKEIIKEQRKAGKTVFFSSHILAHVEEVCDTVGVIVKGRLVLEDSIENIKREFLRKAGYTIIIETNRPVDWSSAPWNVTPLGENKYRVVASEDIREELHDYVASQGAKILTMQVKEPSLEEIFLTLVK; this is encoded by the coding sequence ATGATTGTGGTTGAGAATTTGGTTAAGGTTTACAAAGACGTTAGGGCCCTCGATGGCCTCACGCTCAAGGTTCCCAATGGTGTCGTCTACGGCTTCCTCGGGCCGAATGGAGCAGGAAAGAGCACGACGATACTGAGCCTCCTCGGCCTCGTCTTTCCCCAAGAGGGAAGAATAGAACTCCTCGGTGAGGAGGTCTTCAGGAACGGGAAGTTCGACGAGGGCAAACTCGTTAAAGCCAAGGCGAGAATCGGCTACATGCCCGAGCACGCTACCCTATGGGAGTTTTTGACTCCAATGCAGACCCTTGACATAATCGGCAAGGCCTTCAAGATTCCAAAGGTGGAGCGCGAGAAGAGGAGTGAAGAGCTTTTAAAACTCGTCAACCTCTGGGAGGTCAGGAACAAGAAGGTCGGCAAGTTCTCAAAGGGAATGCGTCAAAGGCTTCTCCTCGCTCAGGCTTTGATAAACGACCCCGAGCTTTTAATCCTCGACGAGCCGATGACTGGACTCGACCCGACTGGGATTGCGGAATTCAAGGAAATTATTAAAGAACAGAGGAAGGCTGGAAAGACGGTCTTCTTTTCGAGCCACATTCTCGCGCATGTTGAAGAGGTCTGCGATACCGTTGGCGTCATCGTCAAGGGCAGGCTTGTGCTGGAGGACAGCATCGAGAACATCAAGCGGGAGTTTCTGAGAAAGGCAGGTTACACGATTATCATCGAGACGAACAGGCCCGTGGACTGGAGTTCCGCCCCCTGGAACGTTACGCCCCTCGGGGAGAACAAGTACAGGGTCGTTGCCTCGGAGGACATTCGCGAGGAGCTTCACGACTACGTTGCTTCCCAGGGGGCGAAGATTCTGACAATGCAGGTGAAAGAGCCAAGCCTCGAAGAAATCTTCCTAACCCTCGTGAAGTGA
- a CDS encoding ABC transporter permease subunit, with the protein MEVFPVFWGFQVEFMKGIRTKKLWAILLIIIGLYIPAFYFMKQTGVQDELEAIATIIAFSSKTALFFLGILAIIFGAGAINKEIEDGTIRIALSKSVTRLGYILGKYAGQFVVFAMALLLTSLVTLAGLKWVGISISKITADIFLLNLLLLLVMVEFISIGYIISTFIRSSGASLGVALGVFFLLYILLPSVVAYKATVNASDNMTPQQANDYMAKYYTKYLFFAPNAQFSVILKDVNEYKKTTETIEINGETHTYPTYTAEYAGIGRAMKKRAVNVALLIVMTLVYLGIATWRFLRMDLR; encoded by the coding sequence GTGGAGGTGTTCCCTGTGTTCTGGGGATTCCAGGTCGAGTTTATGAAGGGGATAAGAACCAAAAAGCTCTGGGCAATACTGTTGATTATAATCGGTCTGTACATACCCGCGTTTTATTTCATGAAGCAAACCGGGGTGCAGGATGAGCTTGAAGCCATAGCAACGATAATAGCCTTTTCCAGCAAAACGGCGCTCTTCTTCCTTGGGATTCTCGCGATAATCTTTGGGGCAGGGGCGATAAACAAGGAGATTGAAGACGGTACAATCAGGATAGCCCTCAGCAAGAGCGTGACGAGGCTTGGCTATATACTTGGAAAGTACGCGGGCCAGTTCGTCGTGTTTGCGATGGCGCTTCTCCTAACGAGCCTTGTTACCCTTGCAGGCCTTAAGTGGGTTGGAATCTCTATATCAAAGATAACCGCTGACATTTTCCTGCTCAACCTTCTTCTCCTGCTCGTCATGGTGGAGTTCATCTCTATCGGCTACATTATCTCGACGTTCATTCGCTCGTCCGGTGCGTCCCTCGGCGTTGCGCTTGGCGTCTTCTTCCTGCTCTACATACTCCTCCCGTCGGTTGTAGCTTACAAAGCCACGGTAAATGCCTCCGACAACATGACCCCCCAGCAGGCCAACGACTATATGGCAAAGTACTACACCAAGTATCTGTTCTTTGCCCCAAACGCCCAGTTCTCTGTAATCCTAAAGGATGTTAACGAGTACAAGAAGACCACTGAAACCATTGAAATCAACGGTGAAACGCATACGTATCCCACGTACACGGCTGAATACGCCGGAATAGGAAGGGCAATGAAAAAGAGAGCCGTAAACGTTGCCCTCCTCATCGTCATGACCCTCGTCTACCTCGGCATCGCAACCTGGCGCTTCCTCCGCATGGATTTGAGGTGA
- a CDS encoding N-glycosylase/DNA lyase: protein MTLDRFVKIKYREEEDKIERLVEILRELGLDCARTIEEKVDLQFDALKNLRENLKDDELFIKLVIANALVSYQLSGKGEDWWWEFSGYFSKNPPERITEAYTQFLPNSRTNRRLVAGKLKRIERVEPFLESLSMDELGDYYFNGMERLRDDLARTMKAKKSAKTIVFAVKMFGYAGRIAFNAFVPYPMALEIPDDVRINAYTKRFTSEPPVSFWNRIAERTGIPPLHIDSILWPVLGGKEEVLGRLKAHCQKAELVLELRRL from the coding sequence ATGACGCTCGACCGCTTCGTGAAGATAAAATATCGGGAAGAGGAAGATAAAATCGAGAGGCTCGTGGAAATACTGCGGGAGCTCGGCCTCGACTGCGCGAGAACCATTGAGGAGAAGGTTGATTTGCAGTTCGATGCCCTCAAGAACCTCCGGGAAAACCTGAAGGACGACGAACTCTTCATCAAACTTGTTATAGCCAACGCGCTCGTCAGCTACCAGCTGAGCGGGAAGGGCGAGGACTGGTGGTGGGAGTTCTCAGGGTATTTCTCGAAGAACCCGCCGGAGAGAATAACGGAGGCCTACACCCAGTTTCTCCCCAACTCAAGAACCAACAGGCGCCTCGTTGCCGGAAAGCTCAAGAGAATCGAGCGGGTCGAGCCCTTCTTAGAGTCCCTCTCGATGGACGAGCTGGGGGATTACTACTTCAACGGCATGGAAAGGCTTAGAGATGACCTCGCGAGGACCATGAAGGCTAAGAAAAGCGCGAAAACGATAGTCTTCGCCGTGAAGATGTTCGGCTACGCGGGGAGGATTGCCTTTAATGCCTTCGTTCCCTACCCAATGGCCCTCGAAATTCCTGACGACGTGAGGATAAACGCCTACACCAAGCGCTTCACCAGCGAACCGCCGGTTAGCTTCTGGAACAGGATTGCAGAGAGGACAGGAATTCCACCGCTCCACATTGATTCAATCCTCTGGCCGGTCCTTGGTGGCAAGGAGGAAGTTCTCGGGAGGCTCAAGGCGCACTGCCAGAAGGCCGAGCTGGTTCTCGAACTTAGGAGACTCTAA
- a CDS encoding beta-ribofuranosylaminobenzene 5'-phosphate synthase family protein, producing the protein MIIRTPKRLHLGLIDPTGSLGRRFGSLGVALEGGYEVKVLPAERLEVKAQGEDVETIRKAVERMNSAFGTGTGYLIEVRKAIPRHVGLGSTTQLSLAVGTAIAGLNNLNIPVERLAEVLGRGKNSGAGIYAFAHGGFVLDGGVKEGIPPLILREDFPEEWAFLLVIPEVKPGLDEEEEKPIMSGNFGNVNVAREISHRILLGLLPALKERNVRAFGEHLSAIQRLVGRHFAEFQGGEFREDVKLILNWLGEKTHGAGQSSWGPTVYGLILKAEFQRLSAELNDHLKEHGIRAKVELGLPRNTGAEIVSENAFLERLIRSVAQ; encoded by the coding sequence ATGATAATCCGGACGCCGAAAAGGCTTCACCTCGGCCTGATAGACCCAACGGGCTCGCTTGGAAGGCGCTTCGGGAGCCTCGGGGTGGCGCTCGAAGGTGGCTACGAGGTAAAGGTTCTGCCCGCTGAACGGCTCGAGGTAAAGGCCCAAGGTGAGGACGTTGAAACCATAAGGAAGGCCGTGGAGAGAATGAACTCGGCCTTTGGAACGGGAACCGGCTACCTAATTGAGGTTCGAAAGGCAATTCCAAGGCACGTCGGCCTCGGCTCGACTACTCAGCTGAGCTTGGCCGTTGGAACCGCAATAGCGGGGCTCAACAACCTGAACATTCCGGTTGAAAGGCTCGCCGAGGTCCTCGGAAGGGGAAAGAACAGTGGGGCCGGGATTTACGCCTTCGCTCACGGAGGCTTCGTCCTCGATGGCGGGGTTAAAGAAGGAATCCCCCCGCTGATACTCCGCGAGGATTTTCCCGAGGAGTGGGCCTTCCTGCTCGTGATTCCCGAGGTAAAGCCGGGCCTCGATGAAGAGGAGGAGAAGCCTATAATGAGCGGAAACTTCGGGAACGTCAACGTGGCCAGGGAGATAAGCCATCGCATTTTACTCGGCTTATTGCCCGCGTTGAAGGAGAGGAACGTCAGGGCCTTCGGTGAGCACCTCTCGGCGATACAGAGGCTCGTCGGCAGGCACTTTGCGGAGTTTCAGGGGGGCGAGTTCAGGGAGGATGTCAAGTTAATCCTCAACTGGCTGGGTGAGAAAACCCACGGCGCAGGCCAGAGCAGTTGGGGGCCGACGGTTTACGGCCTAATCCTGAAGGCGGAGTTCCAGAGGCTTTCTGCCGAGCTTAACGACCACCTCAAGGAGCACGGAATAAGGGCGAAGGTCGAGCTTGGCCTTCCGAGGAACACCGGAGCAGAAATTGTGAGCGAGAACGCCTTCCTGGAAAGGTTGATAAGGAGCGTGGCGCAATGA